A region from the Malus domestica chromosome 07, GDT2T_hap1 genome encodes:
- the LOC103439884 gene encoding cyclic nucleotide-gated ion channel 1-like, producing MVYGRASDVERLEEGSDAGHWNVLIRKVLYVLKMRKSEQRRKFLYIWSKIMVISCVLAVSLDPLFLYILIIDQDNKCLQMDKKLSTTILVLRSLTDIIFAVPFICKVHKSVTFQMHKKFGANVAANTTSTVASSTQQIEGNLYGKSKGKALTKVGKKIAQKMSWLYFSYINDFLALLPVPQLLIVVTFYNMRGAEYVEHKKLLNAFIFGQYLPRIYRVHQSSKKLREVVGTWFKGLYNFFLYILASHILGAFWYFFSIQQETLCWYNACAKHSPDPVGCMNTFYCGHQTTNSRNIAFLNEHCPLDTPDGVLPQFNFGIFLDSLQNHNVDHIQFGRKLFYSFWWGLRNLSNFGTNLTTSTYVWENLFAILISVVGLLLFLYFIGNVQTYMQMEATKTEERRQKAEEEEETKQKIRMRMLDVRRWISDNKFPDDVKKEIMDSIEKILKKDKDADVHKPFLILPWQTKRTVKRHLFMGTLKKVNRLKGMNEKVLTLMCDCLKPVTYGETSFVFRMGDPLDCMMFIIQGTVWTYGSSDNQVGQGVSSMAIKRVGKGYIYGEELLDWASDCFNELPVSSKHVKSQTKVEAFVLMAKDLETVVSRCKTYWDLHNCNNPEEVAVSTVRRFFRRPQRRPPLSSAEIWDDISRRTL from the exons ATGGTTTACGGAAGAGCTTCAGATGTGGAGCGCCTAGAAGAGGG ATCTGATGCAGGACATTGGAATGTATTGATTAGAAAGGTATTATATGTCCTAAAAATGCGAAAAAGTGAACAGAGGAGGAAATTCCTTTACATATGGAGTAAGATAATGGTTATTTCCTGTGTGTTAGCCGTCTCACTAGATCCTCTGTTCTTGTACATTTTAATCATTGATCAAGATAACAAGTGTCTTCAAATGGACAAAAAGCTGAGCACTACTATTCTTGTGTTGCGATCACTCACGGATATCATTTTCGCTGTGCCTTTTATTTGTAAAGTTCACAAAAGCGTTACATTTCAAATGCACAAAAAGTTTGGGGCTAATGTGGCTGCAAATACCACAAGTACTGTGGCCTCAAGTACCCAGcaaattgaaggaaatttgtATGGGAAATCAAAAGGAAAAGCGTTGActaaagttggcaagaaaataGCTCAGAAGATGTCATGGTTATACTTCTCCTACATAAATGATTTTCTCGCTCTTCTTCCGGTCCCACAA CTGCTAATAGTAGTTACATTTTACAACATGAGAGGCGCTGAATATGTGGAACATAAAAAGCTTCTGAATGCCTTCATTTTTGGTCAATATCTACCAAGGATATATCGAGTTCACCAGTCGTCCAAGAAGCTTCGAGAGGTTGTTGGAACTTGGTTTAAAGGTCTATACAATTTTTTTCTCTACATTCTTGCCAGCCAT ATACTTGGagctttttggtatttcttttcTATTCAACAAGAGACATTATGCTGGTACAATGCCTGTGCAAAACATAGTCCAGATCCTGTTGGGTGTATGAATACTTTCTACTGTGGGCATCAAACTACTAATTCAAGAAACATAGCATTTCTAAACGAGCATTGCCCGTTAGATACTCCAGATGGTGTCTTACCCCAATTTAATTTTGGAATATTTCTAGATTCCCTTCAGAATCATAACGTAGACCACATACAGTTCGGAAGGAAGTTATTTTACTCTTTCTGGTGGGGCTTGCGAAATCTAAG TAATTTTGGGACGAATCTGACAACAAGTACGTACGTGTGGGAAAACTTGTTTGCGATTCTCATTTCGGTCGTTGGCTTGCTTCTGTTTTTATATTTCATTGGAAACGTGCAG ACTTATATGCAGATGGAAGCTACAAAAACAGAGGAGAGGAGACAAAAAgcggaggaagaagaggagacgAAACAGAAGATTCGGATGAGGATGCTAGATGTACGAAGGTGGATATCCGACAATAAATTCCCCGATGATGTCAAGAAAGAGATCATGGATAGCAtagaaaaaatattgaaaaaagaCAAAGATGCTGATGTCCACAAGCCATTCCTTATTCTTCCCTGGCAAACCAAAAGAACTGTTAAACGCCATCTTTTCATGGGTACACTTAAGAAA GTAAATAGGCTTAAAGGCATGAATGAAAAAGTGTTGACGTTGATGTGCGACTGTCTGAAGCCAGTGACGTACGGTGAGACCAGCTTCGTTTTTCGAATGGGAGATCCACTCGATTGCATGATGTTCATTATCCAAGGAACAGTGTGGACCTACGGGTCGAGTGATAATCAAGTTGGGCAAGGAGTCTCATCAATGGCCATCAAGCGCGTCGGGAAAGGTTACATTTATGGGGAAGAGCTTCTCGATTGGGCATCAGACTGTTTCAACGAACTTCCAGTCTCCAGCAAACATGTCAAAAGTCAGACAAAAGTGGAAGCATTTGTGCTCATGGCCAAGGACTTGGAAACCGTTGTCTCCAGATGCAAAACATATTGGGACTTGCACAACTGTAACAATCCTGAAGAGGTGGCAGTCTCTACCGTTCGTCGTTTCTTTAGAAGGCCGCAACGACGTCCGCCCCTGTCCTCGGCTGAAATATGGGATGACATTAGTCGTAGAACGCTCTAA